The DNA window CGCCGTTCCACAAGTTATCAATAACCTAAAAGGTGATTTTGACATAAAAGTCGGATGAGTAATCTGAGCATGATAACCTAAAAGGTGATTTTCATTATGTTgccagtaaaataatttttttcatattcaaaACTTACTAATGATTCGAAAAgagtgatttttttgtaataaaattattttgaaaggtgataCTGTTTTGAAGaataaatattacttttataattttagcaGGTTGTGGTTTGTTTACACTTTGATGTCGTTGGTTTCATACTCGATTTGCTAGTTATGGTCGAAGTATGTGTTTTCTAAAAGTTTGTTAAAGATTAATTGttttctcacttgggtgatgagTCCTATGTTGCTGCTTGGGTGACGTTGAGCttcctattttaaaaaaattgagattttgttttAAAGTGCATTTTCcagatttacaaatatttaaaatatgttttataaacggttgtttagggtttgacttgggtcacccaaatttaggagttgaacttggaagttgtaataactcagctaactcgatggttttacgaattaagatatttaggtacttttaaagcaattaacttGTAAATGAGGTTTTTccggaaaattaatttttaaaaaaaaaacatgaggcTGAAACTTGAACTTgaaaagttttatgattaactttaaatttcaaattgaatttgGAAGTGCACTCTTataagatgatataattacaagttgattttgatacgaaaattcaagctttttgtagcatgtcttgattttggtCTTTTCAATATGTTGGACTGATTTTGCTGAATGTCATgtttggttgaactattttgattgtttttattttatcttttcattCGGAGTAACACGTGAGATTAATTAATTCACGTGGTCATAGATGGCTTACCTTATTGTGTGGTCTTAATTTGTGAGTAAGATCTTCGTTTAGACCCAGTTGCCTTTGTCTTCATTTTTAGTTTCGATGGATTTGGTGTTTTGTTTGTGggtcgaaatctttgggtttcgatatcgagaaaGTTAAGGGAATTATTTCCTTGGAACGGTTggtgatttctgattatcctggaaaaggatattggaaatccTGACCCGAGATGATAAATCagactactagaaaacagggcattagcgacggatttatccgtcgctaatgcccTTTATTCCGTCGCTAACTGCAGTTAGCGACGGAATTGCGACGGACTGTGTCCATCGCAACAATATTGGTCGCAAAATAAGTTAGCGACCAATATTGTATTCCGTggcaaatttagcgacggataaccCGTCGCTATATTTACCTGAAACCGTCGCTACATGGTCTCAAGCTTAGACCAAAGCTGAGACCAACTAGAGACGGATGTAATGTTTTCCGTCGCCAAACGTGCCAATTTGGAGACAGAATGGGCACGtttggcgacggatatatccgtcgtCAAATCCACAATGTTAGCGACGAATTATATCTGTCGCCAACCTTGCCAAATTTATCTCCAATTTGGCACATTGGCGACGGATATATCTGTCGCCAACGTATGCAATCTGTCGCCAATATATGTTTTATCGGCagatttttgccattttttgcaGTTTTTCCCTGTCGTATAGAGGATATTAAACTATGTAGATCATTAGACTttactcaaattacagaaagatcactaaaaaaacttttgttacaaaatgatcattgaactataccttttactacaaaaatgtttatgttgttacaaaaacaacaataaacttttcgtgaattacaaaaatgtcactagataatacctcttattacaaaaaggtcattaaactatgttcctttttgtaaatttggcttgccacgtaagcgaaaatgttgcgtttttgctataaaacgcaacgttttagatggatgaacccctttgtaataaaaattatagttcaatgaccattttgtaacaaaagtttttttagtgacctttctgtaatttaaGGAAAGCTTAGtgatctacagagtttaatatcctttcAAATCTGTTAAATacactaattaaaattcatttacgGATAACAATTAATAGAAAGTTGACACTAAATATAtagataaatatcaaaatacaaatataacgttgtctaaaagaaaaaatatacataattagTTCAGAATCCTAATTTAACAGGACACTACAAATCTGTAGTGTCATCACGGTCTGGTGGGGGAGCGGGAAACTGTGGCTGATACTCTGGAGGAAGATTAGGCATCATCCTTGCAATCTCCTCTCGGATAAGCTGGGCCATTTCCGATTGGTGCTCACGCTGTTGCTCTGCCAGCTGTTGACGATTTTGCTCCGCTAGCCTCTGGTCAACCTCTCGCAGGCGCTCCTGAATTCCTGTCTGCACACGGCGCTCCCGAATTCCTCGTCCGCCAGCTGTGTCGACCTAGAAGAGCTGCCTCGCTGCGCCCTGCTGCTACTCGGGGCTGCATACCTGCTACTCGCTGAACCTAAACCGTACACGCGGTGCTTCTTATTGACACCCTCGATGTCCAGAATCAGTTGGATCTCATCCACCTCCGCTGGACTCATCGAGCTACCCTCTCTAGTCGGCGACTGAGTCGCAGCAGCCAGCCTCTCAGCAATAGCGTCCTACAAAACAGTTAAAAAACATATCAGTTCAggtaaataacaaataaaaaagcatcacatattaaaagtaattctaatttttaaagaaatttcgGAAGCATTTCTTTTAtaatatgagcatcacccatttttcaggaaaatCCTGCAagaaaattacaatatataaccCAAACAACAAACACTTTCAATCTAATTAAGTACACAAACGTCAAGTCTACATAACTTATGTACTTAAATAGTTAATCCAAATATATTTAACaagtacaatatatatattcaacACCAAAGCCTAAACATAATtaatagatttataaatttataagaaCTTACAGTCATGTTCTGAGCCCGCTTGTCTACAGGTTTATTCTCACCCTTCGTGGAGTGAAGGCGAGTGTACAGCTCCGTCACACTCGGTTTCCGGCCGAGCTCCTTAGCctatcataaaaaatataattaaataagtacgaaaataaagaaaatacatTATTTTACTTACTGAATTTAGAAATATACCATCACGTCCATATGTTTGAGAGCAAAGCGGGATCCCCCAGTATGACGGACCGGTGCAGTACCGGCGCCCGCTGGCTCGCTCATCCGGTTTGCCCGGGCTATCTCCGACTTCTTCTTCTCCGCCTCTGTGTCCTAGAAGGCATTCCAGGCATCCCATATTTCTTGGCCCACAGATTTATGCTTCTCCTTTTTGGACTTCATTTTATGGACGTTGTCTTTGTAGCGGGTGGCTGCGTGGGTCATGAAGACATGTCTGATGAGCTCGTCGCTGTAGACCAAACTATCCCACCAGAATTATTTCTGCAACAGTAAAAACATATGTTGTGAGTTAGTTTTTCATGAAAATGAAAACTTAAATgtattaactttaatttaattacctGGAACTCCTGGAAATAGAAATCCCTCTAATCCGCAGTCAGAAAGCACCATGCATAGCCAGTCTCAAACCAGCACTTCCTAAAAATGTCTCTGATGGCACGAGAAACCGGCCTTCAGTCCAGCAACAAAGTCCTGTGATTAGATAAGcataaattagtttaaataaaaattaattacaaattaattacatattacgATATCATTAAAAACTAAATAGTAATCAAACTTCCTAGGGTCCGGGTGAACCCTCGCCCTGCCCTAGTCGTCCATAATAGTCGGGGGCTCGCTAGGCTCACGCTGCTGCCGAGGCTGAACAGGTCCTCCGGCCTCCAGCTGTTGCTGCTCCTCAGCAACGTCAGGTATCGCCAACAACAGGGTCGTCTCCCCGTCCGCGTTCTTGGCCTGTGCCACGGCCTGAGCCAGTGCCTCGACCTCGACCCCTCATACGTGTACATACGTCAATTTTACATGTTCCACAACCAACCAACacattatataaattaagaaatgtttcgtgaaacataaaactaataaatattaattcaaattcAACGAGTATacacttaaataaaattaagaaacataATTTCAGCCTTATATCGTCTTCTAAAATTGATTATAGTTTGAAAAAATCTAATACAAAAAATTTACTAAACTACTAAAGCTCTTCGCtttcatcttcgtctgatgaggatgcgaTGAACTCATCTTCTGTTTCTTGTTCAGGAGGCATAAACAACGCATCTTCTTATGCTTCTCCATTTTGATCAGCGAAATATGTTGGATTGCCGTCTGTTGCAACAatgagaggattttcttctGCCTCATCTTGAAAGGCCGGGATAATCCCCTCGGGCATGTCAAATTCTGATCGTGCCTTTATTctgcaaactgcccaccaatttaatTTATCCCTTCTTTTACTCGGATATGGTAGGCAATGAACTTGATCGGCCTGTTCGGCTAAGATGAAAGGTTCATACTTATTATATCTCTTTCTGTTATTAATATCcaccatgttgtattttttttactaattgtGCCAGAATTGTGCGCTGGGTCGAACCACTCGCATTTAAATAAGACAGTCGTCTTCATTGGAAGCGCCGGATACTCCAACTCAATTATGTCTGTCAGAACTCCataaaagtcaatttttaaaatacttacatattgttgAAACTAGTAGGCAAAGTCACTCTGAAACTTTGCTTCAATTTGCTAGGTGCTGATATCGGGGTTTCCTCTCCGCAACTCGCCTTCGAAAATACTTAAGTTAATAATCAATAATTAGACTCTGAATCGTTATTATTAATTACATTGACAGCTGTATTAAACCTTACTctctgtaattttcaatttctgaacaATTCAACAGAACATATGTCCGAGCAGCAACAATCTCAGCATCTTTGAGATATCTCTTTCGGCAAGCACCCATTGATTGCCCGTGAGGCTTGAAAATAAATAGTCTGTCAACATCGTTGTCGATTTTAATGTCacaaacttcatttctttgcagCCGCTCAGGTATCATTGGGTCACCTTCTGAAAAGTAATAAGCTACAAATTTTGCTGTTTCTTCATTCAAGTATCCGCTGCTGATGCTTCCTTCTACCCTCCCTTTATTGGAgactttttttttcagttttcttaAATATCTGATTCCACATGCCACAGTTAGTAAACAGTACATGTTAATACACAGTATTGAGAAAATTCAGTAACATTACGTTTCAAATGGGtacatccagcgatactgaaccggccctgccatcatagctttgATCGGTAGATGTACGGGTAGATGTTCCATGGAGTCAAAAAAGCTTGGCGGAAAAATACGTTCTAGCTTGCACAGTATCTTTGGGATTTCCAGCCTCATACGTTCTATATCTTTCTCTGTTAGAGACGTGGAGGTTAACGCACGGAAAAAGATACTCAGCTCTGTTAAAGGCTCCCACACTTCCTTCGGTAATAGCTCACGGAGAGCGATTGGAGAAATTCTTTGCATAAAAATGTGgcagtcatgacttttcattccatgcattttcagaCTGGTTGTATCGACACATCTGGAAAAGTTAGACGCATAACCATCTGGAAACTTTATTAACTTAATCCACTCGAGTAAAGCCTTTTTTCCGTCCCTATCCAAAGCATACATCGCCTTAGGAAATCTCCCAGTAACCGGATCTTTTGCTAACTCGGGCTGATCACATATGTCATTCAACTCATCTctagattttgcatggtctttcGTTTTCCCGGGAACATTTAGTACCGTATTGAAAATGTTGTCGAATACgtttttctcaatgtgcatgacatcgagattgtgacgaatgagattcgttttccaatacggcaaatcccaaaaaatgctttttttattccaaccatAATCTGTCGACTTTGCAACATTATTTTTCTCAGCCCCAATTTCATATGCCTTCATAAAACCCAGATTGTCCACCTCTGCCAGCAATTCTTCTCCGGTTTTCGGCTGTCCGAATTCTTGATTTACGGTTTTCCCTTTACGGAAATGAGTTGTGTTATGACGGTACGCGTGACCACGAGGCAAGAACCTTttgtggcaatcaaaccacgacTGTTTTCTACTCCCTTTAAGCGTGAAAGCATCCTTATTTTCCATGCAGTGTGGGCAAGCCAGTCTCCCAGATGTGCTCCAGCCAGACAACATGGAATAAGCGGGAAAATCATTAATTGCCCACATCAGTGCCGctttcatttgaaaattctgTCGCCTATGAACGTCGAATGTCTGGACTCCAAATTCCAACAGTTGGTTCAGCTCAGCTATTAATGGCTGCAGGAATATATCCATTTGGTGTTTAGGATTTCGAGGCCCAGGGAcaataacaattaaaaacatgaactcatctttCAAACACATCCCTGGGGGGAGATTGTAGGGTGTCAAAATTACTGGCCATGATGAATAATTCTGCCCGAAGGCCCtaaatggttgaaacccatcagtacACAGGCCTAGTCTGAAGTTTCGAATTTCTCCCGCAAACTCTGTATGCAATTCACTGAAATGTTTCCACGCCGGAGAGTCTTACGGGTGACAAATCTTTCCATCAACCATCTCGTGTtctgcgtgccacgtcatatgcttgGCGATGGCTAtagaagcgtacaacctctgcaGTCTCagagttataggaaaataaaacattttcctataAGGGACGTTAACTCGTCTTTTCACAGAATTTCCTTTAGGGGGCGGTTTCCACCGTTCGTGATCGCAAATTTTGCATCGTGTTAACTCCGCGTCTGACCCCCAGTAAATCTTGCATTTGCGGAAACAGCAATCGATAACTTCAACCGGCAACCCAAGACCTCTAATTATCTTCTTTATTTCAGCAAAGTTCtttggcatcttgttgtcctcTGGGAGCAGCTCTTGTATAAATTCGGTCACATCATCTACTAAAGCTACTGACCCACTATGTCGACATTTGATGTCTAACATTTTAGCAGCTGCAGACAAGGGAGAGTGTTTGCTATTACCGGGGCATACAGGTTCTTtggccgcacgcatcatatccTAAAAGTGTTTAGCTTCATTATTCAgttcctcctccgtgaacactcAGCATCGATAACCATTCTATGAACGGAGCTGAACTCGTCACCCCCCTCATATTCCATGTCAACGTCATACTTCGGTAGCTGTGCAACAGGACGaggatttaaaacatttcactcACCATGAAAAACCCAGACTTGATAATCTTTGACAAACCCTTTCTGCAAAATGAGAAGCTTGACTGTTTCGACATCCCGataactcgtatttttacatccTGTCCTAGGACAAGACATTTAATCTCAGCCCCACTCATACACGCAGGATGACGTAAGGCGAAATTCACAAACTGTTGTACGCGCTCGTCAAAACCTGGGTACAACAACCCGCCATGGAGCCgcctatacatccaacttcggTCTGATTCCATTTCTGTAGCACGGATAATTAGGAGGGGTTTTTGCTCGaaaatagcaaagtcaatgtaattgactgctttaaaggtatggacctatcccattcgcaaaactggcgccccttaactcggacacgatatatgcctagcaacggagaaaaatattcggcagccttccggcgtcgttctccttaagtgcgatatttagtatatgcgttgtaacgctaattatatattccgcgacgaaaaagcgttacaaaacatatactatacatccacccggagaacaaacgctggaaaacaaccaaatatttttctaccgctactagacatatatggttttcgTAATCGAGTTACGGGAGAACCaattttgcgaactgtacaaactaTACAATCctgtgtcgttcaatctcttgaacacacgggacgggaaatCTATGGCTAGGTTTAcaattttattcggtgggaataaaatcgaggtcaATTTAGGTTGAAACAGCttctaaattaactaattaataataaataaaaataaaaataaaaataataatggtaCTTACTTGTTGTAGAGCAAAACTGCAACAGATATAAAAGAACAATAAGGAATGTCGAGCCGCTGCAACAAACTAACGGATATCACACCTATCACGcaataaatatattaagtttctagaaaaaattgggctgcacttcccctaaaaatgagcatcacccatttttcagggaagtcctgcaaggaAATTACAATCCACAGACCACAATCTACATTAGACAactaatttttctaaataacaATTAATTCAATTACCGAAAATTATGTGACCTAATTAAACACTtatttaacctaattaaataaaaataatcaaattaaacattTGAATAACAAGTTAATCTAAACCAATATAAAAaagcttaattaattaaatattattattaactagaacaattatatttaaactaaaatacattaaattaattacaataattaattcCCCTAAATTACATTTGCAAAGTTAtgggtttaattaattaaccaaaattatcaaattaacctatttaaattaattaatcaataatcaAACAAATTATTAACAAGCTAATTTATTCAACTAAGTaaacaattaaacaactaattaccaaaaataattaacaattttaatctaatttaacctaataaattataaactccTATCTAACCTAACAAATAACCTATaactaatataacataattaataattacatttaattacataactaattaataaaaaaaacttaaacttACAATATAAGACAGCGGCAGCATGGCAACAGCGGCAGCAGCGGAGTAAGCAGCGGCAGCGGCGGCAGCGGGAAgactgtttttttattattttaattaaaaccaaataaaaaagaacaaataataaaaaacaactTACCTGAGGCGGTGGCGGCAGCGCGGTGGTGCAGGGAACGGCGGTGGTTGACAACAAAGGAGAGGCGGTGGTTGACAACAAAGGAGAGGCGGTGGTTGACAGCAAAGGAGGAAGGAGAGGCGGTGGCTGGCGGGAGGATAAATGGAAGGAGAGACGGTGGTTGGCGAGACGAACGGCGGAGGAGTAACGGCAGTGGTTGGCGAGACGAAAGCAACGACAGACGGGGGAGTGGCGGGAGAAGAAAAGAGAAATGGGTATGCAGAAATGGGGAAGAAGAAAGGAGaaaactattttaattaggtctaagattagcgacggacaatatccgtcgctaatctttGCCCCAATTAAAACGTTCCGTTTCAATTAGAGATTGAGCGACGGATATGTATATCCATCGCTACAATATAGAGACGGATATGTATATCCGTCGCTAGACCTCCAATTGAAATGGAACATTTTAATTAGGGgcaaaattggcgacggatattTAAATCCGTCACCAATTTTGCCATTAATATACGCGCCAAAGGTTCCCGCCATGCTCCCGCCACTTTAGCGACGAGTTAGCGACGGAAACGTCCGTCGCTAATGTGGCGGGAGCATTCCCGCCAATCTTTTTGCCATATTGGTGACGGATTCTGCGTCTGTCGCTGAATCCGTCGCCAATACtcctaattagcgacggaaataacCTAATTATCGATATTTAATACGCtgatgttttaattaaattg is part of the Mercurialis annua linkage group LG3, ddMerAnnu1.2, whole genome shotgun sequence genome and encodes:
- the LOC126672521 gene encoding uncharacterized protein LOC126672521, encoding MESDRSWMYRRLHGGLLYPGFDERVQQFVNFALRHPACMSGAEIKCLVLGQDVKIRVIGMSKQSSFSFCRKGLSKIIKSGFFMDMMRAAKEPVCPGNSKHSPLSAAAKMLDIKCRHSGSVALVDDVTEFIQELLPEDNKMPKNFAEIKKIIRGLGLPVEVIDCCFRKCKIYWGSDAELTRCKICDHERWKPPPKGNSVKRRVNVPYRKMFYFPITLRLQRLYASIAIAKHMTWHAEHEMVDGKICHPAFGQNYSSWPVILTPYNLPPGMCLKDEFMFLIVIVPGPRNPKHQMDIFLQPLIAELNQLLEFGVQTFDVHRRQNFQMKAALMWAINDFPAYSMLSGWSTSGRLACPHCMENKDAFTLKGSRKQSWFDCHKRFLPRGHAYRHNTTHFRKGKTVNQEFGQPKTGEELLAEVDNLGFMKAYEIGAEKNNVAKSTDYDHAKSRDELNDICDQPELAKDPVTGRFPKAMYALDRDGKKALLEWIKLIKFPDGYASNFSRCVDTTSLKMHGMKSHDCHIFMQRISPIALRELLPKEVWEPLTELSIFFRALTSTSLTEKDIERMRLEIPKILCKLERIFPPSFFDSMEHLPVHLPIKAMMAGPVQYRWIYLRKLKKKVSNKGRVEGSISSGYLNEETAKFVAYYFSEGDPMIPERLQRNEVCDIKIDNDVDRLFIFKPHGQSMGACRKRYLKDAEIVAARTYVLLNCSEIENYRE